The DNA sequence ATCTGAGTTTTGATAGCGAAACCGGCCGCTATCTGGCTATTTCCGATGACCGTGTCGAAAAAGGCCCTGCCCGTTATTACGAACTGGAACTGGCCGTCACGGAAGGTGTCGTCACGCTGAACATCGCGGCCACGCGCGAATTGAAGGACGAGACCGGCGCAGCCTTCGCGCTGAAGGGCATCGACGCCGAAGGCATCGCGCTCGACCGCAAGGCCGGCAAGCTCTACTGGTCCTCGGAACGCGACCTGAAAAACCAGCCGGCGATCTATGTCTCGGACCTCGATGGCGGTAATGTGAAACGGCTGGAACTGCCTGACGCCTATCTCGTCAATGATGCAAAGACCAGGGGCGTGCAGAACAATCTCGGCTTTGAAGGCCTGACCCTGTCATCCGACCGGCTGATCGCCGCCACGGAAAACGCGCTGACCCAGGACGGCCAGAAGGCGACCCCGCAGGCCGGCAGCCCGGCCCGTATCCTCGTCATCGACACGGCGACACTGAAGCCGGTCGCCGAACATGTCTATGTCACCGAGGCGATCTCCAAGACCCCGACAGCCGCCGAGCCGAAATACAACGACAATGGTCTCTCCGCCATCGCCGCCATGCCGGATGGTCGATTCGTCACTGTAGAGCGCAATTTCGCTTCCGGCGTCGGCAACCATATCCGCTTTTTCATTGCCGACCTGTCCGGCGCGGAAAACATCCTCGGCAAGGACAAGATCGAGGCGGCGAATGTGCGCGCCGTATCGAAAACCCCATGGTTCGAGATCAACGAAGGCGATTTCGGGCTCGACATCGACAACATCGAAAGCTTCGCCTTCGGACCGGTGGTGGATGGCAAGCAGCTTTTCTTCATCGCCTCGGACGATAATTTCAATCCGGGCAAGCAGTTCACCCAATTCGCAGCCTTCGCAATTCCCGCTAATCTGGGTCAGTGAAGTCAGTGACGGCATGAGATACCGGCTCCGGACCACGTTCGGAGCCGGCAAGAAAAGTGCCTTTCACCAGCGCAGAAAACGGGAACCCGCAAAGGCACCGATCAGGCCCATCATGAGAATGCCCAGCGAATACCAGATCAACACGAATGCCATGCCGTTTTCAGTGCAGAACCAGGAATAGACCCAGGCTCCCGCCGCACCCGCTGCAAGGCCACCGACAAAACCGGCAAGCGTGGGGTTAGCCGGGGCGGAGCGCTTGAGAACAGCGAAATTCGCCGAAAACACGGGAAGTGAAAAAGCCGCGATCAGAAACGGGCAATGCAGCGCCGACGATCCCAGAATAAGGGCGTGATAACTGCCCGGCACGGCAAAACCGAGTTGGACAAGCGCTATCGCCACCATCGCGACGAAAATCAGCGCAAGCCAAACAAAGAAAAGACCACTGTCCCCTTCGGGGCTGGAAAGGCG is a window from the Agrobacterium tumefaciens genome containing:
- a CDS encoding NrsF family protein, producing MRKTDDIIDQLAGDLRPVSAFAMERRLALAVLPALGISLVLMLVILGLRVDMDDAFTELGFWIKSAYNAVLAVAAFAAIRRLSSPEGDSGLFFVWLALIFVAMVAIALVQLGFAVPGSYHALILGSSALHCPFLIAAFSLPVFSANFAVLKRSAPANPTLAGFVGGLAAGAAGAWVYSWFCTENGMAFVLIWYSLGILMMGLIGAFAGSRFLRW
- a CDS encoding esterase-like activity of phytase family protein, whose protein sequence is MFRIATIAAFCLVALPAAAQTPPPPAFLGQIIVPSGLSINGVAFGGISDLSFDSETGRYLAISDDRVEKGPARYYELELAVTEGVVTLNIAATRELKDETGAAFALKGIDAEGIALDRKAGKLYWSSERDLKNQPAIYVSDLDGGNVKRLELPDAYLVNDAKTRGVQNNLGFEGLTLSSDRLIAATENALTQDGQKATPQAGSPARILVIDTATLKPVAEHVYVTEAISKTPTAAEPKYNDNGLSAIAAMPDGRFVTVERNFASGVGNHIRFFIADLSGAENILGKDKIEAANVRAVSKTPWFEINEGDFGLDIDNIESFAFGPVVDGKQLFFIASDDNFNPGKQFTQFAAFAIPANLGQ